A part of Kitasatospora acidiphila genomic DNA contains:
- a CDS encoding SLATT domain-containing protein → MSQPEMQPEESPWGKDIGEEDQPTTTTGSGRDRAATRRRADLSARQFPLGDWGEPAERLEELYRWSEERAVEAIEWYRRDRVWKRRWARVLRFGTAVFGVAGVTLPLVQLTGRFGHAAAWGYVALALAVGCLAADRVFGCSSGWMRDVSTAQALQRRLEAFQFDWASECVREVLGPTEGTAGEAAERCLGVLRRFCEDVSELVRGETSEWMLEFRARMTQLPTQAPGSWGSRPEGGVPAQVRVLPPPGTRPTMPRQRPPEGGLR, encoded by the coding sequence GTGAGCCAGCCCGAAATGCAGCCCGAGGAAAGTCCCTGGGGCAAGGACATCGGCGAGGAGGACCAGCCCACCACGACCACCGGCAGCGGCCGGGACCGGGCGGCCACCCGTCGTCGTGCGGATCTGAGCGCCCGCCAGTTCCCGCTGGGGGACTGGGGGGAGCCCGCCGAGCGCCTGGAGGAGCTGTACCGCTGGTCCGAGGAGCGGGCCGTCGAGGCGATCGAGTGGTACCGCCGCGACCGGGTCTGGAAGCGCCGCTGGGCTCGGGTGCTGCGGTTCGGCACGGCCGTGTTCGGGGTGGCCGGGGTGACGCTGCCGCTGGTCCAGCTCACCGGGCGGTTCGGGCACGCGGCCGCCTGGGGCTACGTGGCGCTGGCGCTGGCGGTCGGCTGCCTGGCCGCCGACCGGGTGTTCGGGTGCAGCTCCGGCTGGATGCGGGACGTCAGCACCGCGCAGGCGCTGCAACGGCGCCTGGAGGCCTTCCAGTTCGACTGGGCCTCGGAGTGCGTGCGGGAGGTGCTCGGGCCGACCGAGGGCACCGCGGGCGAGGCGGCCGAGCGCTGCCTCGGGGTGCTGCGGCGGTTCTGCGAGGACGTCTCGGAGCTGGTCCGCGGCGAGACCTCGGAGTGGATGCTGGAGTTCCGGGCCCGGATGACCCAGCTGCCCACCCAGGCGCCCGGCAGCTGGGGGAGCCGCCCCGAGGGCGGGGTGCCGGCCCAGGTGCGGGTGCTGCCGCCGCCCGGGACCAGGCCGACCATGCCGCGGCAGCGGCCGCCGGAGGGCGGACTGCGCTGA
- the purD gene encoding phosphoribosylamine--glycine ligase: MKVLVIGGGAREHALCRSLSQDPAVTELHCAPGNAGIARLATVHPVDQLDGTAVTALAERLAADLVVVGPEAPLVAGVADPLRAAGIPVFGPSSEAAQLEGSKAFAKDVMAGAGVPTARSYVCTTPEEAAEALDAFGAPYVVKDDGLAAGKGVVVTADRTAALAHAAACDRVVIEEYLDGPEVSLFAITDGTTVLPLQPAQDFKRALDGDAGPNTGGMGAYSPLPWAPAGLVQEVLDTVLQPTVDELRRRGTPFSGLLYAGLALTSRGTRVIEFNARFGDPETQVVLARLRTPLAGVLLAAANATLADLEPLRWSEEAAVTVVVASEGYPAAPRTGDVIEGLAEAEAADGTAWVLHAGTKADEQGRVVSAGGRVLSVTAIGKDLAQARERAYQGVAEIRLAGSQHRTDIALKAAAQ, translated from the coding sequence GTGAAGGTCCTCGTCATCGGCGGCGGCGCCCGCGAACACGCCCTGTGCCGCTCCCTGTCCCAAGATCCCGCTGTCACCGAGCTGCACTGCGCCCCGGGCAACGCCGGGATCGCCCGGCTGGCCACGGTCCACCCGGTCGACCAGCTGGACGGCACCGCCGTGACCGCGCTGGCCGAGCGGCTGGCCGCCGACCTGGTGGTGGTCGGCCCCGAGGCGCCGCTGGTCGCCGGCGTCGCCGATCCGCTGCGGGCGGCCGGCATCCCGGTCTTCGGCCCGTCCTCCGAGGCCGCCCAGCTGGAGGGCTCCAAGGCGTTCGCCAAGGACGTGATGGCCGGCGCCGGCGTGCCCACCGCCCGCTCCTACGTCTGCACCACCCCGGAGGAGGCCGCCGAGGCGCTGGACGCCTTCGGCGCGCCCTACGTGGTCAAGGACGACGGCCTGGCGGCCGGCAAGGGCGTGGTGGTCACCGCCGACCGCACCGCCGCGCTGGCCCACGCCGCCGCCTGCGACCGGGTGGTGATCGAGGAGTACCTGGACGGCCCCGAGGTCTCGCTGTTCGCCATCACCGACGGCACCACCGTGCTCCCGCTCCAGCCGGCCCAGGACTTCAAGCGGGCGCTGGACGGCGACGCCGGCCCGAACACCGGCGGCATGGGCGCCTACTCGCCGCTGCCGTGGGCCCCGGCCGGCCTGGTCCAGGAGGTGCTGGACACCGTCCTGCAGCCCACCGTGGACGAGCTGCGCCGCCGCGGCACCCCGTTCTCCGGCCTGCTCTACGCGGGCCTGGCACTCACCTCGCGCGGCACCCGGGTGATCGAGTTCAACGCCCGGTTCGGCGACCCGGAGACCCAGGTGGTGCTGGCCCGGCTGCGCACCCCGCTGGCGGGCGTGCTGCTGGCCGCCGCCAACGCCACGCTGGCCGACCTGGAGCCGCTGCGCTGGTCAGAGGAGGCCGCCGTCACCGTGGTGGTGGCGTCCGAGGGCTACCCGGCCGCGCCGCGCACCGGTGACGTGATCGAGGGCCTGGCCGAGGCGGAGGCCGCCGACGGCACCGCCTGGGTGCTGCACGCGGGCACCAAGGCGGACGAGCAGGGCCGGGTGGTCAGCGCCGGCGGCCGGGTGCTCTCGGTCACCGCGATCGGCAAGGACCTGGCCCAGGCCCGGGAGCGGGCCTACCAGGGGGTCGCCGAGATCCGCCTGGCGGGCTCCCAGCACCGCACCGACATCGCGCTGAAGGCCGCCGCCCAGTAG
- a CDS encoding M48 family metalloprotease, whose amino-acid sequence MAALDAARAQARALLRIRALARAAAVLPAAVAVVLLAGRFTGRIGAPGSPDASGWDVVRWVVGAFAVLVGLVALAAIRRHARAVPPSTPAIAVEPGQAPELHRMIEELAHRLGVPAPGAIALTPDCDSWLEEPPGAHGRAPVLVIGSPFLWWMRAGELRALLAPVVAGTAAAADPEIAAARRFVRGLDAALGSGRRTPPARLLDRITRALLRACRDYAAELERAAAAAAAEQARAVDYGLRIAAQGQVGLAYAGWDRLLTRVALPAWRLGRRPAQLNAGVAAALTELSRRDRLAEGYESRLGDRPACDLLEEPGAMDAAVSQLAAELFHGPARPEGAELLWDDYPEQVVDRGWRLQAMALQEALDTVAPAPAGRPAPTLARLLARLEAGGAPALARVLAAGEPPAVPGAQERGGRELLADCVTAMVCCAAVDGAGGKPGLDWLDGPVLLLGGVRRGDLADPVVEAVEQGAVAELRSWLGAAGIRLEKPVRLG is encoded by the coding sequence ATGGCCGCTCTCGACGCTGCCCGTGCCCAAGCCCGGGCGCTGCTGCGGATCCGCGCCCTGGCCCGGGCGGCCGCGGTGCTGCCCGCCGCCGTCGCGGTGGTGCTGCTGGCCGGCCGGTTCACCGGCCGGATCGGCGCGCCCGGTTCGCCGGACGCGTCCGGCTGGGACGTGGTCCGGTGGGTGGTCGGCGCCTTCGCGGTGCTGGTCGGCCTGGTCGCGCTGGCCGCGATCCGCCGGCACGCCCGCGCGGTGCCGCCCAGCACCCCGGCGATAGCGGTCGAGCCGGGGCAGGCCCCCGAGCTGCACCGGATGATCGAGGAGCTGGCGCACCGGCTCGGGGTGCCCGCGCCCGGCGCCATCGCGCTCACCCCGGACTGCGACAGCTGGCTGGAGGAGCCGCCCGGGGCCCATGGCCGGGCGCCGGTGCTGGTGATCGGTTCGCCGTTCCTGTGGTGGATGCGGGCCGGCGAGCTGCGGGCGCTGCTGGCCCCCGTGGTGGCCGGCACCGCGGCGGCGGCCGATCCGGAGATCGCCGCCGCCCGCCGGTTCGTCCGCGGGCTGGACGCGGCGCTTGGCAGCGGCCGGCGCACCCCGCCGGCCCGGCTGCTGGACCGGATCACCCGGGCGCTGCTGCGGGCCTGCCGGGACTACGCGGCCGAGCTGGAGCGGGCCGCCGCCGCGGCCGCCGCCGAGCAGGCCCGGGCGGTGGACTACGGGCTGCGGATCGCCGCCCAGGGCCAGGTGGGCCTGGCCTACGCGGGCTGGGACCGGCTGCTCACCCGGGTCGCGCTGCCCGCCTGGCGGCTGGGCCGCCGGCCGGCCCAGCTGAACGCGGGGGTGGCGGCCGCGCTCACCGAGCTGTCCCGCCGGGACCGGCTGGCCGAGGGCTACGAGAGCCGGCTCGGCGACCGTCCGGCCTGCGATCTGCTGGAGGAGCCGGGCGCGATGGACGCGGCGGTCTCGCAGCTGGCCGCCGAGCTGTTCCACGGCCCGGCCCGGCCCGAGGGCGCCGAGCTGCTCTGGGACGACTACCCGGAGCAGGTGGTGGACCGCGGCTGGCGGCTCCAGGCGATGGCGCTGCAGGAGGCGCTGGACACCGTGGCCCCGGCCCCGGCGGGCCGCCCGGCGCCGACCCTGGCCCGGTTGCTGGCCCGGCTGGAGGCCGGCGGCGCGCCCGCGCTGGCCCGGGTGCTGGCGGCCGGCGAGCCGCCCGCGGTCCCCGGCGCGCAGGAGCGCGGGGGGCGCGAACTGCTGGCGGACTGCGTGACGGCGATGGTCTGCTGCGCCGCGGTGGACGGCGCGGGCGGCAAGCCGGGGCTGGACTGGCTGGACGGCCCGGTGCTGCTGCTCGGCGGGGTGCGCCGGGGCGATCTGGCCGATCCGGTGGTGGAGGCCGTGGAGCAGGGCGCGGTGGCGGAGCTGCGCAGCTGGCTGGGGGCGGCCGGGATCCGGCTGGAGAAGCCGGTCCGGCTGGGCTGA
- a CDS encoding N,N-dimethylformamidase beta subunit family domain-containing protein, which yields MDRESSGRRWESGTLAHGVSDPFGQGPLPWLRSPDHYFEGTEDAIPWYVSTDAPGQRPLPAPPPPLVGTPRNSDDVVQQIKGFAAAGVVHPGGAVDLRVTVHPPRDFVVDVYRIGHYAGAGAQHMTASPLIPGLQQPAPLVVGRTVSCHHWWHSWRLQIPSHWRPGAYVAVLTTADQRHRSHIPFTVRDPLTTGPAAELLLVLPDVTWQAYNLFPEDGHHGASLYHAWDEQGALVGEHQAAVTVSFDRPHAGAGLPLHVGHAYDFIRWAERYGYDLSYATASDLHAGLVEPSRHRALVFPGHDEYWSEPMRRAVERARDGGTSLIFLSANTMYWRVDLTPSPAGEPNRLLNCRKRQRVEPGSPAAGKPGAASALWRDAGEPEQQLIGVQYAGRVAQPVPLRAGNTWHWLWAGTGLRDGDEVPGLVAGEADRYYPKVPLPVHSERILLAHSPYQDVDGRPRHQETSLYRAPSGAYVFASGTFAWSPALDRPGHTDERIQRATANLLDRVCKEG from the coding sequence GTGGACCGGGAGTCGTCAGGTCGTAGATGGGAGTCCGGCACGCTCGCGCACGGCGTCTCGGATCCGTTCGGGCAGGGCCCGCTGCCCTGGTTGCGCAGCCCCGATCACTACTTCGAGGGCACCGAGGACGCCATCCCCTGGTACGTCAGCACCGACGCCCCCGGGCAGCGCCCGCTGCCCGCCCCGCCGCCCCCGCTGGTCGGCACCCCGCGCAACTCCGACGACGTGGTGCAGCAGATCAAGGGCTTCGCCGCGGCCGGGGTGGTGCACCCGGGCGGCGCGGTCGACCTGCGGGTCACCGTGCACCCGCCGCGCGACTTCGTGGTCGACGTCTACCGGATCGGCCACTACGCGGGCGCCGGCGCCCAGCACATGACGGCCTCGCCGCTGATCCCCGGCCTGCAGCAGCCGGCCCCGCTGGTGGTCGGCCGGACCGTCAGCTGCCACCACTGGTGGCACAGCTGGCGGCTGCAGATCCCCTCGCACTGGCGGCCCGGCGCCTATGTCGCCGTGCTCACCACCGCCGACCAGCGGCACCGCAGCCACATCCCGTTCACCGTGCGGGACCCGCTGACCACGGGCCCGGCCGCCGAGCTGCTACTGGTGCTGCCGGACGTCACCTGGCAGGCGTACAACCTGTTCCCGGAGGACGGCCACCACGGCGCCAGCCTCTACCACGCCTGGGACGAGCAGGGGGCGCTGGTCGGCGAGCACCAGGCCGCCGTCACGGTCTCCTTCGACCGCCCGCACGCCGGGGCCGGGCTGCCGCTGCACGTCGGGCACGCCTACGACTTCATCCGCTGGGCCGAGCGGTACGGCTACGACCTGTCCTACGCCACCGCCTCCGACCTGCACGCCGGCCTGGTCGAGCCGTCCCGGCACCGGGCGCTGGTCTTCCCCGGGCACGACGAGTACTGGTCCGAGCCGATGCGCCGAGCCGTCGAGCGGGCCCGGGACGGCGGCACCTCGCTGATCTTCCTCTCCGCCAACACCATGTACTGGCGGGTCGACCTGACCCCGAGCCCGGCCGGCGAACCCAACCGGCTGCTCAACTGCCGCAAGCGGCAGCGGGTCGAGCCGGGCTCACCGGCGGCCGGCAAGCCCGGCGCGGCCAGCGCGCTGTGGCGGGACGCGGGCGAGCCCGAGCAGCAGCTGATCGGCGTGCAGTACGCGGGCCGGGTGGCCCAGCCGGTGCCGCTGCGGGCCGGCAACACCTGGCACTGGCTCTGGGCCGGCACCGGCCTGCGGGACGGCGACGAGGTGCCGGGCCTGGTGGCCGGCGAGGCGGACCGCTACTACCCCAAGGTGCCGCTGCCCGTGCACAGCGAGCGGATCCTGCTCGCCCATTCGCCCTACCAGGACGTGGACGGCCGCCCCCGGCACCAGGAGACCTCGCTCTACCGGGCGCCCAGCGGGGCCTACGTCTTCGCCTCCGGCACCTTCGCGTGGTCGCCCGCGCTGGACCGCCCCGGCCACACCGACGAGCGGATCCAGCGGGCCACCGCCAACCTGCTGGACCGGGTCTGCAAGGAGGGTTGA
- a CDS encoding response regulator transcription factor has translation MTEPVRLLLADDEHLIRGALAALLALEDDLTVVAQAASGPEALAMAQAHQPDIAVLDLQMPGLDGIEVAAQLRRLAPNCRTMIVTGHGRPGYLKRALEVGVRGFLPKTVSAADLAGIIRTVRSGGRYVDPELAAEAISAGDSPLTPRETDVLELAADGSSVAEIAVRAGLSPGTVRNYLSSAAGKLGAENRHAAVRLAREHGWI, from the coding sequence ATGACCGAGCCGGTTCGACTGCTGCTGGCCGACGACGAGCACCTGATCCGCGGTGCGCTGGCCGCCCTGCTGGCCCTGGAGGACGACCTGACGGTGGTGGCCCAGGCAGCGTCCGGCCCGGAGGCGCTGGCCATGGCCCAGGCGCACCAGCCGGACATCGCGGTGCTCGACCTGCAGATGCCGGGGCTCGACGGCATCGAGGTGGCCGCGCAGCTGCGCCGGCTGGCCCCGAACTGCCGGACGATGATCGTCACCGGCCACGGCCGCCCCGGCTACCTCAAGCGGGCCCTGGAAGTCGGGGTGCGCGGGTTCCTGCCGAAGACCGTGTCGGCGGCCGACCTGGCCGGGATCATCCGCACCGTGCGGAGCGGCGGCCGCTACGTGGACCCGGAGCTGGCCGCCGAGGCGATCAGCGCCGGGGACAGCCCGCTCACCCCGCGCGAGACCGATGTGCTGGAGCTGGCCGCGGACGGCTCCTCGGTGGCCGAGATCGCCGTCCGGGCCGGCCTCTCCCCCGGCACGGTGCGCAACTACCTGTCCTCGGCGGCCGGCAAGCTGGGCGCCGAGAACCGCCATGCCGCGGTCCGTCTGGCCCGCGAGCACGGCTGGATCTGA
- a CDS encoding sensor histidine kinase, whose amino-acid sequence MERWRSQSKAKRVEIYNRWSMYSLTVFLPVSMLAMGVQQLIKESAHTAAAVALVATVLLNSALSVPLIRAALAAHSGRRTRPTKLLLVHAAATQLGIWLTLLLGPHHANKPPVGATIVVFQLLVWVVGPTVALRPLLMALWTVPMLLLTLPPLAIACESVAMAVGVVVGSLIGLVFCAASCRCSSWVVKTAWELDRAQEDRARLAVAEERLRFSRDLHDVLGRNLTTMALKAELAVQLARRGRAEAADQMVEVQRIAQESHREVREVVRGYRTADLAAEVAGARSVLRAAGIDCAVDLGPDPATLPPLVQSVLGWVVREAATNVLRHSEATLVSVRLCGDGEHTVLELVNDGLRAEPADHTPGSGLAGLRERLAAHGGELNCERGHDDRFTLRAALPLSRTTARAEELV is encoded by the coding sequence ATGGAGCGCTGGCGCAGCCAGTCGAAGGCGAAGCGGGTGGAGATCTACAACCGCTGGTCGATGTACAGCCTGACCGTCTTCCTACCGGTCTCGATGCTCGCGATGGGCGTGCAGCAGCTGATCAAGGAGTCCGCCCACACCGCCGCCGCGGTGGCACTGGTCGCCACCGTGCTGCTGAACTCCGCGCTCTCGGTGCCGCTGATCCGGGCCGCGCTGGCGGCGCACAGCGGGCGCCGAACGCGGCCCACCAAGCTGCTGCTGGTCCACGCGGCCGCCACCCAGCTGGGCATCTGGCTGACCCTGCTGCTCGGACCGCACCACGCGAACAAGCCGCCGGTCGGCGCCACCATCGTCGTCTTCCAGCTGCTGGTCTGGGTGGTCGGCCCGACCGTCGCGCTGCGCCCGCTGCTGATGGCGCTCTGGACGGTCCCGATGCTGCTGCTGACGCTGCCGCCGCTGGCGATCGCCTGCGAGTCGGTCGCCATGGCCGTCGGTGTGGTGGTCGGGTCGCTGATCGGGCTGGTCTTCTGCGCCGCGAGCTGCCGCTGCTCGTCCTGGGTGGTCAAGACGGCCTGGGAGCTGGACCGGGCCCAGGAGGACCGGGCCCGGCTGGCGGTTGCCGAGGAGCGGCTGCGGTTCTCCCGCGACCTGCACGACGTGCTGGGCCGCAACCTGACCACCATGGCGCTCAAGGCCGAGCTGGCCGTGCAGCTGGCCCGGCGCGGCCGGGCGGAGGCCGCCGACCAGATGGTGGAGGTGCAGCGGATCGCCCAGGAGTCGCACCGCGAGGTGCGCGAGGTGGTGCGCGGCTACCGCACCGCCGACCTGGCCGCCGAGGTGGCCGGTGCCCGCTCGGTGCTGCGGGCCGCCGGGATCGACTGCGCCGTCGACCTCGGCCCCGATCCGGCGACGCTGCCGCCGCTGGTGCAGTCGGTGCTCGGCTGGGTGGTCCGCGAGGCGGCCACCAATGTGCTGCGGCACAGCGAGGCCACCCTGGTCTCGGTGCGGCTGTGCGGCGACGGCGAGCACACCGTGCTGGAACTGGTGAACGACGGGCTGCGCGCCGAGCCGGCCGACCACACCCCGGGCAGCGGCCTGGCCGGGCTGCGCGAGCGGCTGGCCGCGCACGGCGGCGAACTGAACTGCGAACGCGGCCACGACGACCGCTTCACGCTGCGCGCCGCCCTGCCGCTGTCCCGTACGACCGCCCGTGCCGAGGAGCTTGTGTGA
- a CDS encoding ABC transporter permease: protein MTTATRTAGVGTPAAPSAARRVLALARTEALLLTRNRIALYMAVAMPVCLISGLHQMLKAQRNRLPGGDLHGALVLSLFLTVLVFVVYYNLTAAYVARRNDLVLKRLRTGELTDPEILGGTALPAVLLALLQMVAITVCAAALFGLPAPHNPVLVLLGLLLAVAVLVPLAALSSAFTKTVETSGITTLPVMMLTIFGSGLLVPLAVMPGQVALVARLLPVTPALALLRTGWLGGDGGQHPVGWWLYLAGALAWAALAGWAARRWFRWEPRR, encoded by the coding sequence ATGACCACCGCCACCCGCACCGCCGGGGTGGGCACCCCCGCCGCCCCCAGCGCCGCCCGCCGCGTGCTCGCCCTGGCCCGCACCGAGGCCCTGCTGCTGACCCGCAACCGGATCGCGCTCTACATGGCGGTGGCGATGCCGGTCTGCCTGATCAGCGGCCTGCACCAGATGCTCAAGGCCCAGCGCAACCGGCTGCCCGGCGGCGACCTGCACGGCGCCCTGGTGCTCAGCCTCTTCCTGACCGTGCTGGTCTTCGTCGTCTACTACAACCTGACGGCGGCCTACGTCGCCCGGCGCAACGACCTGGTGCTCAAGCGGCTGCGCACCGGCGAGCTCACCGACCCGGAGATCCTCGGCGGCACGGCGCTGCCCGCGGTGCTGCTGGCGCTGCTGCAGATGGTCGCCATCACGGTCTGCGCCGCGGCGCTGTTCGGGCTGCCCGCCCCGCACAACCCGGTGCTGGTGCTGCTCGGACTGCTGCTCGCGGTGGCCGTGCTGGTGCCGCTGGCGGCACTCTCCAGCGCCTTCACCAAGACCGTGGAGACCTCCGGGATCACCACCCTGCCGGTGATGATGCTGACCATCTTCGGCTCCGGGCTGCTGGTCCCGCTCGCCGTCATGCCCGGCCAGGTGGCGCTGGTCGCCCGGCTGCTGCCGGTCACCCCGGCGCTGGCGCTGCTGCGCACCGGATGGCTGGGCGGCGACGGCGGGCAGCACCCGGTCGGCTGGTGGCTCTACCTGGCCGGCGCACTGGCCTGGGCCGCGCTGGCCGGCTGGGCGGCCCGGCGCTGGTTCCGTTGGGAACCACGGCGCTGA
- a CDS encoding ABC transporter ATP-binding protein, with the protein MTSPLHAIRASGLRRRYGSTAAHGFEAVRGLDLTVRRGELFALLGTNGAGKTSTMELIEGLAQPTGGTVTVLGRDPYRERAAIRPRIGIMLQEGGFPGDLTVAETLRGWAGTSTTPRPVAEALDLVGLADRAAVRVKQLSGGEKRRLDLAVALIGRPEVLFLDEPTTGLDPQARAAVWQLVRELRAAGTTVLLTTHYLEEAEELADRLAIMQRGLVVASGTVAEVIADQPARITFDLPAQPDSPTLLPLPEAEVGFAGRRVTIRTRQLQRTLTELLCWAEQQQVELAGLDARSASLEEAFLAIAAEPEHAAPAESPALTGAVR; encoded by the coding sequence ATGACCAGCCCCCTCCACGCCATCCGGGCCAGCGGCCTGCGCCGGCGCTACGGCAGCACCGCGGCGCACGGCTTCGAGGCCGTACGCGGCCTCGACCTCACCGTCCGGCGCGGCGAGCTCTTCGCCCTGCTCGGCACCAACGGCGCCGGCAAGACCTCGACCATGGAGCTGATCGAGGGCCTGGCCCAGCCGACCGGCGGCACCGTGACGGTGCTCGGCCGCGACCCCTACCGGGAGCGCGCCGCCATCCGCCCGCGGATCGGGATCATGCTCCAGGAGGGCGGCTTCCCCGGCGACCTGACGGTGGCCGAGACCCTGCGCGGCTGGGCCGGCACCAGCACCACCCCGCGCCCGGTCGCCGAGGCGCTCGACCTCGTCGGCCTGGCCGACCGGGCCGCCGTGCGGGTCAAGCAGCTCTCCGGCGGCGAGAAGCGCCGGCTGGACCTGGCGGTCGCGCTGATCGGCCGCCCCGAGGTGCTCTTCCTGGACGAGCCGACCACCGGCCTCGATCCGCAGGCCCGGGCCGCCGTCTGGCAGCTGGTCCGCGAGCTGCGCGCCGCCGGCACCACGGTGCTGCTCACCACCCACTACCTGGAGGAGGCCGAGGAGCTGGCCGACCGTCTGGCGATCATGCAGCGCGGCCTGGTGGTGGCCAGCGGCACGGTCGCCGAGGTGATCGCCGACCAGCCGGCCCGGATCACCTTCGACCTGCCCGCCCAGCCCGACTCGCCGACCCTGCTGCCGCTGCCGGAGGCCGAGGTCGGCTTCGCCGGCCGCCGGGTCACCATCCGCACCCGGCAGCTCCAGCGCACCCTCACCGAGCTGCTGTGCTGGGCCGAGCAGCAGCAGGTCGAACTGGCCGGCCTGGACGCCCGCAGCGCCTCGCTGGAGGAGGCCTTCCTGGCCATCGCCGCCGAGCCCGAGCACGCCGCCCCCGCCGAGTCCCCCGCCCTGACCGGAGCCGTCCGATGA
- a CDS encoding histone-like nucleoid-structuring protein Lsr2, producing MAQRVVVTLSDDLDGGAAAETVHFGVDGKSYEIDLSVDNAEKLREALAPFVAAGRRQSRTGKSFRRTALAPDPAAVRAWAQSRGMELPARGRIPKHVYEAFSEAN from the coding sequence ATGGCTCAGCGTGTAGTTGTCACGCTCTCCGACGACCTGGACGGCGGGGCCGCCGCCGAAACCGTGCACTTCGGTGTCGACGGGAAGTCGTACGAGATCGACCTGTCCGTGGACAACGCGGAAAAGCTGCGTGAGGCGCTCGCCCCGTTCGTCGCCGCCGGCCGCCGCCAGAGCCGCACCGGGAAGTCCTTCCGCCGCACCGCGCTCGCCCCGGACCCGGCCGCGGTGCGTGCCTGGGCGCAGTCGCGCGGCATGGAGCTGCCGGCCCGCGGCCGGATCCCCAAGCACGTCTACGAAGCCTTCTCCGAGGCCAACTGA
- the purS gene encoding phosphoribosylformylglycinamidine synthase subunit PurS, whose protein sequence is MARVVVDVMLKPEILDPQGQAVQRALPRLGFTGIADVRQGKRFELELEGPVDDAALAKIREAAETFLANTVIEDFTVRVEDGQ, encoded by the coding sequence GTGGCACGCGTCGTAGTCGACGTCATGCTCAAGCCGGAGATCCTCGACCCCCAGGGCCAGGCGGTGCAGCGCGCACTGCCCCGTCTCGGATTCACCGGGATCGCCGATGTCCGCCAGGGCAAGCGTTTCGAGCTGGAACTGGAGGGCCCGGTGGACGACGCCGCGCTCGCCAAGATCCGCGAAGCCGCCGAGACCTTTCTCGCCAACACGGTGATCGAGGACTTCACCGTTCGGGTGGAGGACGGCCAGTGA
- the purQ gene encoding phosphoribosylformylglycinamidine synthase subunit PurQ → MTTRVGVVTFPGSLDDRDAQRAIRLAGAEPVALWHRDKDLHQVDAVVLPGGFSYGDYLRAGAISRFSPVMESLIEQAKLGMPVLGICNGFQVLTESHLLPGAMLRNNHLHFICRDQKLRVENAATAWTSDYQAGQEISIPLKNMDGRYTADRRTIDELESEGRVVFRYLASEEGGLCNPNGSINDIAGITNAAGNVVGLMPHPEHAVEPLVGTGKTDGLPFFTSVLKQLVNV, encoded by the coding sequence GTGACCACCCGGGTCGGCGTCGTCACGTTCCCCGGCTCGCTGGACGACCGCGACGCCCAGCGGGCGATCCGCCTGGCCGGGGCCGAGCCGGTGGCGCTCTGGCACCGTGACAAGGATCTCCATCAGGTCGACGCGGTCGTCCTGCCGGGCGGTTTCAGCTACGGCGACTATCTGCGCGCCGGCGCCATCTCGCGCTTCTCGCCGGTGATGGAGTCGCTCATCGAGCAGGCGAAGCTGGGAATGCCGGTCCTCGGTATCTGCAACGGCTTCCAGGTGCTCACCGAGTCGCACCTGCTGCCCGGCGCGATGCTGCGGAACAACCACCTGCACTTCATCTGCCGCGACCAGAAGCTGCGGGTCGAGAATGCCGCGACCGCCTGGACGTCCGATTACCAGGCGGGGCAGGAGATTTCGATCCCGCTGAAGAACATGGACGGCCGCTACACCGCGGACCGGCGCACGATCGACGAGCTGGAGTCCGAGGGCCGGGTGGTTTTCCGTTACCTCGCCAGTGAAGAAGGCGGACTCTGCAACCCCAACGGGTCGATCAACGATATTGCCGGGATCACCAACGCGGCCGGCAACGTGGTCGGTCTGATGCCGCACCCCGAGCACGCCGTCGAGCCGCTGGTCGGTACCGGCAAGACCGACGGTCTGCCGTTCTTCACGTCCGTCCTTAAGCAGTTGGTGAACGTCTGA